A portion of the Halodesulfovibrio aestuarii DSM 17919 = ATCC 29578 genome contains these proteins:
- a CDS encoding GPW/gp25 family protein, with protein MKGINKDTGARLSGIAHLRQSIADILSTRIGTRVLNREYGSRLPALIDAPVNAETSLEFYAATAEALNRWEPRFKLTSVRIASTREGVVVLDLVGEYLPDGKQITLEGVEVK; from the coding sequence ATGAAAGGTATCAATAAAGACACCGGAGCGAGACTCTCCGGAATAGCACATTTGCGGCAGTCTATTGCCGACATTCTGTCAACCCGAATTGGTACTCGCGTTTTAAACCGTGAGTATGGTTCGCGGTTGCCAGCCCTGATTGATGCACCGGTTAACGCCGAAACTTCTCTTGAATTTTATGCAGCCACAGCGGAAGCGTTAAACCGCTGGGAGCCGCGCTTTAAACTTACGAGTGTACGCATTGCGTCAACTCGTGAAGGCGTTGTTGTGCTTGATCTGGTGGGTGAATACCTGCCGGACGGCAAGCAGATTACGCTTGAGGGGGTAGAAGTAAAATGA